A single window of Enterobacteriaceae bacterium ESL0689 DNA harbors:
- the yejM gene encoding LPS biosynthesis-modulating metalloenzyme YejM produces the protein MVTLHQPYREKISQMISWGHWFALFNIFLSIALGSRYLLVTDWPATLGGRIFSYVSLVGHFSFLVFVCYVLILFPLTFVVVSQRLMRFLSVMLATAGMTLLLIDSEVFTRFRLHLNPVIWQLVINPDRNEMAREWQLMFICVPALFLLELFFASWSWKKLRSLTRRRRYARPVAGLFFIAFISSHLAYIWADANFYRPITMQRANLPLSYPMTARRFLEKHGLLDARDYQRRLMEQGAPEAVAVEYPLSMLHYRDAGAGYNVLLITVDKLNYSHFMQNMPVLAAFAQQNVNFTQHISAGNTTENGIFGLFYGISPGYMDSILSARMPAALMTALNQQRYQLGLFSSDGFSKPLYRQALLSDFSLPGIKTQTNEQTANQWINWLNRYTQDDKCWFSWLSLTTPAFPDNGIQKNQLPRYLRAMGDIDTQIERILTTLTMAGKLDNTVVIITAGYGMPLNSPDNQFGWSRQQLQVPLVIHWPGIPAQRIATLSNSKDVMTTLMQRLLHVSTPANEYSQGEDLFSPARRYSWVTSANSNTLAITLRDDTIVLNRNGTYTTWNLEGEKMINHKPPFSLLLQILTDEKRFIAN, from the coding sequence ATGGTGACTCTTCATCAACCTTACCGGGAAAAAATCTCCCAGATGATTAGCTGGGGGCATTGGTTTGCGCTGTTCAATATATTTTTGTCCATTGCCCTGGGGAGCCGTTATCTTTTGGTCACCGACTGGCCGGCAACGCTGGGTGGCCGTATTTTTTCCTATGTCAGCCTGGTGGGGCACTTCAGTTTTCTGGTCTTTGTCTGTTATGTCCTGATCCTTTTTCCGCTGACCTTCGTGGTTGTATCGCAACGCCTTATGCGTTTCCTGTCGGTGATGCTCGCCACCGCCGGAATGACATTATTGCTGATTGACAGCGAAGTCTTTACCCGTTTTCGTTTGCATCTTAATCCGGTTATCTGGCAACTGGTGATTAATCCTGACCGCAATGAGATGGCGCGGGAATGGCAATTGATGTTTATCTGCGTACCTGCGCTCTTTTTGCTGGAGCTGTTTTTTGCTTCCTGGAGCTGGAAAAAACTGCGCAGCCTGACCCGCCGCCGTCGCTATGCCAGGCCGGTCGCCGGGTTATTCTTTATCGCTTTTATTAGTAGTCATCTGGCGTATATCTGGGCGGATGCTAATTTCTATCGCCCGATAACCATGCAACGGGCAAATCTGCCGCTTTCTTATCCCATGACGGCCCGCCGTTTCCTCGAAAAACATGGCTTACTTGACGCCAGGGATTATCAACGTCGTCTGATGGAACAGGGGGCGCCGGAAGCGGTGGCGGTGGAATATCCGCTGAGTATGCTGCATTATCGTGATGCGGGAGCGGGCTATAATGTGCTGCTCATTACCGTCGATAAACTGAACTACTCCCATTTTATGCAGAATATGCCGGTACTGGCGGCCTTCGCGCAACAAAATGTCAATTTTACTCAGCACATAAGTGCTGGTAATACCACGGAGAATGGTATTTTCGGCCTGTTCTACGGCATTTCTCCCGGCTATATGGATAGTATCTTATCCGCCCGTATGCCAGCGGCGCTGATGACCGCCCTCAATCAGCAGCGTTATCAGCTGGGGTTATTCTCGTCTGATGGCTTCAGCAAACCGCTTTATCGTCAGGCTTTACTGTCTGATTTTTCCCTGCCGGGCATTAAAACACAAACCAATGAACAAACAGCAAACCAGTGGATCAACTGGCTGAACCGTTATACTCAGGATGACAAATGCTGGTTCTCATGGCTTTCATTGACCACGCCTGCGTTTCCTGACAACGGCATACAGAAAAATCAGCTACCACGTTATCTTCGTGCAATGGGTGATATCGATACACAGATTGAACGGATACTGACAACGCTGACGATGGCAGGCAAACTGGATAATACCGTTGTTATCATCACGGCAGGCTACGGTATGCCGTTAAATTCACCCGATAACCAGTTTGGCTGGTCACGGCAACAGCTACAGGTGCCGCTGGTAATACACTGGCCAGGGATTCCGGCACAGCGTATTGCGACACTCAGTAATAGCAAAGATGTTATGACCACTCTGATGCAACGCCTGCTCCATGTCTCTACTCCGGCGAATGAGTATTCGCAGGGGGAAGATCTGTTTAGTCCCGCGCGTCGCTACAGCTGGGTCACGTCGGCTAACAGCAATACACTGGCTATCACATTACGGGATGACACGATTGTGTTAAATCGTAACGGCACTTACACCACCTGGAACCTGGAAGGTGAAAAAATGATTAATCATAAACCGCCCTTCAGTCTGCTGTTACAGATCCTGACGGACGAAAAACGTTTTATCGCTAACTGA
- a CDS encoding DUF1414 domain-containing protein: protein MPQLSRYSDKDVEQMLSEICQVLEAHQAAIDLSLIVLGNMVTNILIRHFAPGDREEMAEVFARTLQASIHNSHKPPH, encoded by the coding sequence ATGCCGCAATTATCCCGCTATAGTGATAAAGATGTTGAACAAATGCTCAGTGAAATCTGCCAGGTACTGGAAGCACACCAGGCAGCGATTGATCTGTCATTGATCGTATTAGGCAATATGGTGACCAATATTCTCATCAGGCATTTTGCCCCCGGAGATCGTGAGGAGATGGCCGAAGTTTTTGCCCGGACACTACAGGCTTCGATTCATAACAGTCACAAGCCACCACACTAA
- a CDS encoding integrase arm-type DNA-binding domain-containing protein, with translation MARQTKSFNNTEIKNAKVTECATILYDGDGLELLVKPGGSKLWRFRYYKPFTRKRAMISFGAYPAVSLSEARQLREDARLLLSKDIDPQEHKKTEQLRQKSATESTFEKVAGDWFKTKESAGLATHTLNDIWRSMSKYVFPHIGSMPIARLCPLT, from the coding sequence ATGGCGCGTCAGACCAAGTCCTTTAACAACACCGAAATTAAAAATGCCAAAGTGACCGAATGTGCCACTATCCTGTACGATGGGGATGGCTTAGAGCTACTGGTTAAGCCCGGAGGCTCAAAACTCTGGCGATTCCGCTATTACAAACCTTTCACTCGCAAACGCGCCATGATTAGCTTTGGTGCTTACCCTGCTGTATCTCTCTCTGAGGCTCGTCAACTTCGTGAAGATGCCCGTCTTCTATTGAGCAAAGATATTGATCCGCAGGAGCATAAAAAAACCGAACAGTTGCGGCAAAAAAGTGCCACTGAGAGCACCTTTGAAAAAGTTGCAGGAGACTGGTTTAAAACCAAAGAATCAGCGGGGCTGGCAACTCATACATTAAACGATATCTGGCGTTCAATGAGTAAATATGTTTTCCCACATATTGGCTCTATGCCCATTGCTAGGCTGTGTCCCTTAACCTAA